A genomic window from Streptomyces brevispora includes:
- the ettA gene encoding energy-dependent translational throttle protein EttA, with translation MAEYIYTMRKTRKAHGDKVILDDVTLSFLPGAKIGVVGPNGAGKSTVLKIMAGLEQPSNGDAFLSPGFSVGILMQEPKLDESKTVLQNVQDGAAEIMGKLQRFNEVAELMATDYSDALMDEMGKLQEDLDHANAWDLDAQLEQAMDALGCPPGDWPVVNLSGGEKRRVALCKLLIEAPDLLLLDEPTNHLDAESVNWLEQHLSKYAGAVVAVTHDRYFLNNVAEWILELDRGRAIPYEGNYSTYLEKKSTRLKVEGRKDEKRQKRLKEELEWVRSNAKGRQTKSKARLARYEEMAAEADKMRKLDFEEIQIPPGPRLGSIVVEVEHLSKAFGDKVLIDDLSFTLPRNGIVGIIGPNGAGKTTLFKMIQGLETPDSGAIKVGDTVKISYVDQSRSNIDPKKTLWAVVSDELDYINVGQVEMPSRAYVSAFGFKGPDQQKPAGVLSGGERNRLNLALTLKEGGNLLLLDEPTNDLDVETLSSLENALLEFPGAAVVISHDRWFLDRVATHILAYEGDSKWYWFEGNFESYEKNKVERLGADAARPHRATYKKLTRG, from the coding sequence TTGGCTGAGTACATCTACACGATGCGCAAGACACGCAAGGCGCACGGCGACAAGGTCATCCTTGACGACGTGACGCTGAGCTTCCTGCCCGGCGCGAAGATCGGTGTGGTGGGTCCCAACGGTGCCGGTAAGTCCACGGTGCTGAAGATCATGGCGGGCCTGGAGCAGCCGTCCAACGGTGACGCCTTCCTGTCGCCCGGGTTCAGTGTCGGCATCCTCATGCAGGAGCCCAAGCTCGACGAGTCGAAGACCGTGCTGCAGAACGTGCAGGACGGCGCCGCCGAGATCATGGGCAAGCTCCAGCGCTTCAACGAGGTCGCCGAGCTCATGGCGACCGACTACTCCGACGCGCTCATGGACGAGATGGGCAAGCTCCAGGAGGACCTGGACCACGCCAACGCGTGGGACCTGGACGCCCAGCTGGAGCAGGCCATGGACGCGCTGGGCTGCCCGCCCGGCGACTGGCCCGTCGTCAACCTCTCCGGTGGCGAGAAGCGCCGCGTCGCGCTCTGCAAGCTGCTCATCGAGGCCCCGGACCTGCTCCTGCTCGACGAGCCCACCAACCACCTCGACGCCGAGTCGGTGAACTGGCTGGAGCAGCACCTCTCGAAGTACGCGGGCGCCGTGGTCGCCGTCACCCACGACCGGTACTTCCTGAACAACGTCGCCGAGTGGATCCTCGAGCTCGACCGCGGCCGGGCCATCCCGTACGAGGGCAACTACTCCACGTACCTGGAGAAGAAGTCCACCCGGCTCAAGGTCGAGGGCCGCAAGGACGAGAAGCGCCAGAAGCGGCTCAAGGAAGAGCTGGAGTGGGTCCGCTCCAACGCCAAGGGCCGGCAGACCAAGTCCAAGGCGCGTCTCGCCCGGTACGAGGAGATGGCGGCCGAGGCGGACAAGATGCGGAAGCTGGACTTCGAGGAGATCCAGATCCCGCCGGGCCCGCGACTCGGTTCCATCGTCGTCGAGGTCGAGCACCTCTCGAAGGCCTTCGGTGACAAGGTCCTCATCGACGACCTGTCGTTCACGCTGCCGCGCAACGGCATCGTCGGCATCATCGGTCCGAACGGCGCCGGCAAGACCACGCTGTTCAAGATGATCCAGGGCCTGGAGACGCCGGACTCCGGCGCCATCAAGGTCGGCGACACGGTCAAGATCTCCTACGTCGACCAGTCCCGCTCCAACATCGACCCGAAGAAGACCCTCTGGGCCGTCGTGTCGGACGAACTGGACTACATCAACGTCGGCCAGGTCGAGATGCCGTCGCGGGCGTACGTCTCCGCGTTCGGCTTCAAGGGCCCGGACCAGCAGAAGCCGGCCGGTGTGCTCTCCGGCGGTGAGCGCAACCGCCTCAACCTGGCCCTGACGCTCAAGGAGGGCGGCAACCTGCTGCTCCTCGACGAGCCCACCAACGACCTCGACGTCGAGACCCTCTCCTCGCTGGAGAACGCTCTTCTCGAGTTCCCGGGTGCGGCCGTGGTCATCTCCCACGACCGTTGGTTCCTGGACCGCGTCGCCACGCACATCCTGGCGTACGAGGGCGACTCCAAGTGGTACTGGTTCGAGGGCAACTTCGAGTCGTACGAGAAGAACAAGGTCGAGCGCCTCGGTGCGGACGCGGCCCGTCCGCACCGTGCCACGTACAAGAAGCTCACGCGAGGCTGA
- a CDS encoding GntR family transcriptional regulator — MPEQPPYLRIADVLRRRIAEREWTPGDRLPSRAQIGQECGVGENVVRRAQELLISQGVLEGRAGSGTYVAEPRRRVRVVRSSAREQRDDSPFRADMQAVGRRGDWESRTEAKVPAPTEIAARLGFGEGDLCVRTVYEFLADGKPVQLSTSWEPYDLTAGTLVVLPEGGPHAGAGVVNRMAAIGITVSHAVEQPEPRQATSEEASLLGIQKAALVTHIRRTYYSDQGRPVETADIVVPAALCEIVYEIPVDRH, encoded by the coding sequence ATGCCTGAGCAGCCGCCTTACCTCCGCATCGCCGACGTTCTCCGACGACGGATCGCGGAGCGCGAGTGGACGCCGGGGGACCGGCTGCCCTCGCGTGCCCAGATCGGACAGGAGTGCGGCGTCGGCGAGAACGTCGTTCGTCGCGCGCAGGAGCTGCTGATCTCGCAGGGAGTCCTGGAAGGCCGTGCGGGGTCCGGCACCTATGTCGCGGAGCCCCGTCGGCGTGTCCGGGTGGTTCGTTCCTCAGCCCGCGAGCAGCGTGACGATTCCCCGTTCCGGGCAGACATGCAGGCTGTGGGCAGACGCGGAGACTGGGAGAGCCGGACCGAGGCCAAAGTCCCGGCGCCGACCGAGATCGCGGCGCGGCTCGGTTTCGGCGAAGGTGATCTGTGCGTCCGGACCGTGTACGAGTTCCTGGCTGACGGGAAGCCGGTGCAACTGTCGACGAGCTGGGAGCCGTACGACCTCACCGCCGGCACGCTCGTCGTCCTTCCCGAGGGAGGGCCGCACGCCGGGGCAGGCGTCGTGAACCGTATGGCTGCGATCGGCATCACGGTCAGCCATGCCGTCGAACAGCCTGAACCGCGGCAGGCGACTTCGGAGGAGGCGTCCCTCCTCGGTATTCAGAAGGCCGCTCTTGTCACCCACATCAGGCGGACGTACTACAGCGACCAGGGGCGGCCGGTAGAGACGGCTGACATCGTCGTGCCTGCTGCCTTGTGCGAGATCGTTTACGAGATCCCGGTCGATCGGCACTAG
- a CDS encoding GntR family transcriptional regulator, whose amino-acid sequence MASRRHVIADDLRTQISSGRIKAGERLPSEAQLAARYAVSTPTLRNALAVLQGEGLIEKIHGRGNFVRHPVRRITYVGGGRRPDADTATDAALRVSVRTTHLRARGDLTALLRVSASSPLTEFLCISHAEKSPHSLARIYVPRDLAPADGPSESALRNGVWARLSEQRPPLAEVQERVSARFPTPREATTLRISTALPVLAITRVATDTAGRVVEVARLVLPGDRADALFTHHTMSGDRRTEG is encoded by the coding sequence GTGGCCTCACGCCGCCATGTCATCGCCGACGACCTCCGGACGCAGATCTCATCCGGCCGCATCAAGGCCGGCGAGCGCCTACCGTCTGAGGCACAACTCGCCGCCCGCTACGCGGTCAGCACCCCGACGCTACGGAACGCCCTCGCCGTACTCCAGGGCGAAGGGCTCATCGAGAAGATTCACGGCAGAGGGAACTTCGTCCGCCATCCCGTCCGAAGGATCACGTACGTAGGCGGTGGCCGCAGGCCCGACGCTGATACCGCGACCGATGCGGCGCTACGCGTGAGCGTCCGCACCACGCACCTCCGGGCGCGAGGGGATCTGACCGCTCTTCTGAGGGTGTCCGCGAGCAGCCCACTGACCGAATTCCTCTGCATCAGCCACGCGGAGAAGTCACCGCACAGCCTGGCCAGGATCTACGTGCCCCGCGATTTGGCGCCGGCCGACGGTCCAAGCGAGTCAGCCCTGCGCAACGGGGTGTGGGCAAGGCTGTCGGAACAGCGCCCGCCGCTGGCCGAGGTACAGGAGCGGGTCAGTGCACGGTTCCCAACCCCGAGAGAAGCGACAACCCTGCGCATCAGCACAGCCCTGCCCGTACTGGCGATCACCCGCGTGGCGACCGACACCGCTGGACGTGTCGTCGAGGTAGCGCGCCTGGTGCTTCCCGGCGATCGAGCCGACGCGCTCTTCACGCACCACACGATGAGCGGAGACAGGAGGACAGAAGGATGA
- a CDS encoding glycosyltransferase: MNISKFRNPYDYRNPVREAAAFAGRDWEVATIAYEIDQTAVDRASVCIVLHGPRAVGKTSLLYATERIAAARGLTTVRVELVEGDGEPIAFFRKLYDELISTIADEAVQAGASVPFDVSAVRRVMAGVNEAASVAPLQFPEAAALAGPEGRVPEAALRADLSHIVRLLGHPVVLLVDEAQLIAGDARALSVMRFLTTRVDGLVLVLSGTSGLIDRIMDVHSPILRQFKEIEVRAFVEHGDVASCIVRPLRSAGIYGGIPQGLASSLRQLTDGNPYEVQLYCHEMFTRWQSGVTDRMKLTPEVVEGIRSRMESGRDVLERPLVHAVRGMKRQELVAFNVLTSGLGHATPDEAWFAYCLAGQPEITREQYDEFREKLAAQGILAAEDIVRFAVQTELFDEVYARLWTARTIRLQPHAQVTSRGDVRAMLINRLFSVLHEFAQDSLHIFETCCSQMGARHVQKMLSALESMPDAGPDIFPRVAFLHSAILRTGEPSALDLTTVTCTYRNHTVERWLYSADNDDISLADTAAFKVVADRVAGLGGHLTADRVRVPLRTWPAHDWFRKASGELRTELADNHYNAAFNAYGTGNVSAARSNFQSSFALHPGWKQANSLTYLSLAYGLKGDALAWSQRALELSSDASQRALSRYNAAMAHFLTGDRDGAAKHLLGAAAELRGTALINKMAFLLLPDPDDSTRLNQESQVDIAEAVQRARAALGMPPGDVPTGPSDEAPDEGAVNVHAQTATPFTAYSSQRPVVVSVATEWNSTHGGLSTFNRDLCQALAAAGAQVFCVVLEATAAEFAAADKVGVTLLPAPDMPGASDDMRLTSRPKQLGGTVPHLVLGHGRITGPAAQKLADDFFPTARRLHFVHMAPDEIEWYKPDRGNDLGLRAEERTSVERALGGTAHRVVTVGPRLHEQYVDEFRKPEGLSPLRLDPGFDGAGQGADLGPPQGSPCRVMLLGRVEDAELKGVDLAAAACGRVAIWLREDGLRSVRLVVRGAPASAVDEERRRIVTWAASPGLDVVVRAYTSSQPRIDEDLKTASLVIMPSRREGFGLVGLEAITQGIPVLISSESGLADLLRETLGHERASRFVVELSRDDEVDVEKWARAIDRKLRDCEGAFRQAAELRDEMTQRVTWSRAAAVVLGEILDR, translated from the coding sequence ATGAACATCTCTAAATTTCGTAATCCGTACGACTACCGGAACCCGGTGCGTGAGGCCGCAGCCTTTGCTGGACGAGACTGGGAAGTCGCCACCATCGCATATGAGATCGATCAGACAGCTGTCGATCGAGCGTCCGTCTGTATCGTCCTGCACGGCCCGCGGGCTGTCGGGAAGACGAGCTTGCTCTACGCCACAGAACGGATAGCTGCGGCTCGCGGCCTTACAACCGTGCGCGTGGAGCTGGTCGAGGGTGACGGCGAGCCCATTGCCTTCTTCCGTAAGTTGTACGACGAGTTGATCTCGACGATTGCGGACGAGGCCGTACAAGCCGGGGCGAGCGTCCCCTTCGATGTCTCAGCCGTGCGTCGGGTGATGGCCGGGGTCAATGAAGCGGCGTCCGTAGCCCCGCTCCAGTTCCCAGAGGCGGCGGCCCTCGCTGGGCCCGAGGGTAGGGTGCCGGAGGCGGCGTTGCGTGCCGATCTGTCCCATATTGTGCGCCTTCTTGGGCATCCAGTAGTTCTCCTCGTGGACGAGGCCCAACTGATCGCCGGTGACGCCAGGGCCCTGTCGGTTATGCGCTTTCTCACCACCCGTGTCGACGGCCTGGTCCTGGTGCTATCGGGTACGTCCGGACTGATCGACCGGATCATGGACGTGCACTCGCCCATTTTGAGGCAATTCAAGGAAATTGAAGTCCGGGCATTCGTAGAACACGGGGATGTCGCGAGCTGTATAGTGCGACCACTCCGCAGTGCGGGAATTTATGGCGGGATCCCGCAAGGCTTGGCCTCCTCCTTGCGGCAGCTCACTGATGGCAACCCTTATGAAGTGCAGCTCTATTGTCACGAGATGTTCACCCGCTGGCAGAGTGGCGTCACTGATCGAATGAAGCTCACTCCTGAGGTAGTCGAAGGCATCCGATCTCGAATGGAATCGGGCCGTGATGTCTTGGAACGACCACTAGTTCATGCCGTGCGCGGGATGAAACGACAGGAGCTCGTTGCCTTCAACGTTCTAACCTCGGGTTTGGGGCATGCGACACCGGACGAGGCATGGTTTGCCTACTGCTTGGCTGGACAGCCGGAAATCACACGCGAGCAGTACGACGAATTTAGGGAGAAACTAGCTGCGCAAGGTATCCTCGCCGCCGAGGACATCGTCCGATTCGCAGTGCAGACGGAGCTCTTCGACGAGGTCTACGCCCGGCTCTGGACGGCCCGCACCATCCGATTGCAGCCCCACGCCCAGGTCACCAGCCGAGGTGACGTTCGAGCCATGCTTATTAATCGGCTCTTCTCCGTACTGCATGAGTTTGCCCAAGACTCTCTGCATATCTTCGAGACATGCTGTTCCCAGATGGGCGCGCGGCACGTGCAGAAAATGCTCAGCGCCTTGGAGAGCATGCCTGACGCAGGCCCGGACATCTTCCCGCGGGTCGCCTTCCTCCATTCCGCAATCTTGCGCACGGGTGAGCCATCGGCCCTCGACCTCACCACCGTTACTTGCACTTACCGCAATCACACAGTTGAACGCTGGTTGTACTCTGCCGACAATGACGATATCTCGCTGGCCGACACTGCCGCCTTCAAGGTGGTAGCTGACCGGGTCGCGGGACTCGGCGGACACCTCACCGCTGATCGGGTTCGCGTGCCACTGCGGACGTGGCCGGCTCATGATTGGTTCCGAAAGGCCAGTGGGGAGTTGCGCACCGAGTTGGCGGACAATCATTACAACGCCGCTTTCAATGCATACGGGACTGGAAACGTGTCCGCTGCCCGTAGTAACTTTCAGTCGTCGTTTGCATTGCACCCGGGCTGGAAGCAGGCCAACAGCCTGACATATCTCAGCTTGGCCTACGGGCTCAAGGGCGACGCTCTCGCCTGGTCTCAGCGCGCTCTCGAACTTTCTTCCGACGCCTCCCAGCGCGCCTTGAGCCGCTACAACGCGGCCATGGCTCATTTCCTGACCGGAGACCGGGACGGCGCCGCCAAGCACCTCTTGGGGGCCGCGGCAGAACTAAGGGGTACGGCGCTGATCAATAAGATGGCCTTCCTGCTACTCCCGGACCCGGACGACAGCACGCGTTTGAACCAGGAGTCTCAAGTAGACATTGCGGAGGCGGTACAGCGCGCCCGCGCCGCCCTCGGTATGCCTCCTGGCGACGTCCCGACAGGGCCGTCCGATGAAGCACCGGACGAAGGGGCGGTCAATGTGCACGCGCAGACAGCTACCCCCTTCACTGCATATTCCTCACAGAGGCCGGTAGTTGTGTCCGTGGCTACCGAATGGAATTCCACCCATGGCGGTCTCAGTACGTTCAACCGGGATCTGTGCCAGGCGCTGGCCGCCGCGGGCGCGCAGGTGTTCTGTGTGGTACTGGAGGCAACTGCAGCGGAATTCGCCGCTGCGGACAAGGTAGGCGTCACGCTTCTTCCAGCTCCCGACATGCCCGGGGCCTCCGACGACATGCGGCTCACCAGCCGTCCCAAGCAACTCGGTGGAACTGTGCCGCACTTGGTCTTGGGGCACGGCCGGATCACGGGGCCCGCAGCGCAGAAACTAGCTGACGACTTCTTCCCCACCGCCCGTCGCCTGCATTTCGTACACATGGCTCCGGACGAGATTGAATGGTATAAGCCTGATCGCGGCAATGACCTTGGCCTGCGGGCCGAGGAACGAACCAGTGTTGAGCGGGCCCTCGGCGGGACCGCGCACCGTGTCGTCACGGTCGGACCTCGGTTGCACGAGCAATACGTCGACGAGTTCAGGAAGCCCGAGGGCCTTTCTCCACTGCGGCTCGATCCAGGGTTCGACGGCGCTGGTCAAGGTGCGGATCTTGGTCCGCCTCAGGGTTCCCCGTGTCGAGTCATGCTCTTGGGCCGTGTAGAGGATGCAGAACTCAAAGGCGTGGACTTGGCCGCCGCAGCATGCGGTCGAGTCGCGATTTGGCTACGCGAGGATGGCCTGAGAAGCGTCCGACTGGTGGTGCGTGGTGCCCCAGCATCTGCGGTGGATGAGGAGCGGAGGAGGATCGTGACATGGGCGGCGAGTCCCGGGCTGGATGTCGTAGTCCGTGCCTACACGTCGTCACAGCCCCGCATTGACGAAGATCTGAAGACCGCCAGCCTGGTGATCATGCCTTCGCGTAGGGAGGGGTTTGGTCTGGTTGGACTTGAGGCAATCACTCAGGGCATCCCGGTCCTGATCAGCTCAGAGAGCGGACTGGCTGATTTGCTCCGAGAGACCTTGGGACACGAGCGAGCGAGCCGGTTCGTCGTCGAACTGTCCAGAGACGACGAAGTTGACGTTGAAAAGTGGGCTCGGGCCATCGACAGGAAGCTGCGGGACTGTGAGGGCGCCTTCCGTCAGGCAGCCGAGCTTCGCGACGAGATGACCCAACGGGTGACATGGAGCCGTGCTGCCGCAGTGGTCCTCGGTGAGATCTTGGACCGGTGA
- a CDS encoding e9imm peptide has product MTTPGPYQRMSRGQALPLVQRLLDGDVASEAEGAEILDALYRGLGCPHISDYIYWDAGPDLSADKVVERALAYKPIAL; this is encoded by the coding sequence GTGACGACTCCAGGCCCCTACCAGCGGATGAGTCGTGGCCAAGCTCTGCCACTGGTCCAGCGCCTCCTGGACGGCGACGTTGCCAGCGAGGCTGAAGGCGCCGAGATCCTGGACGCTTTGTATCGCGGGCTCGGGTGCCCCCACATCAGCGACTACATCTACTGGGATGCCGGTCCCGACCTGAGCGCGGACAAGGTTGTCGAACGGGCTTTGGCCTACAAGCCGATCGCACTCTGA
- a CDS encoding NUDIX hydrolase translates to MLLYMSQSQGATSTPLHSVSVAGVVVREDGRLLSIRRADNGTWELPGGVLELDETPEAGVVREVLEETGIHVEVDELTGVYKNTTRGIVALVFRCKPSGGTERTSAESVAVEWLTQEQITERMSEVYAIRLLDAVDGAGPHVRSHDGRRLNKTP, encoded by the coding sequence ATGCTCCTGTATATGAGTCAATCACAGGGGGCGACCTCGACGCCGCTGCACTCCGTATCTGTCGCCGGGGTAGTGGTGCGCGAGGACGGGCGTCTTCTGTCGATCCGACGCGCCGACAACGGCACTTGGGAGCTACCCGGCGGCGTCCTCGAACTCGACGAGACCCCGGAGGCCGGCGTCGTGCGCGAGGTCCTGGAGGAGACGGGGATCCACGTCGAGGTGGACGAACTCACCGGGGTCTACAAGAACACGACCCGGGGCATCGTCGCCCTGGTCTTCCGGTGCAAGCCTTCTGGAGGCACTGAGCGCACGTCCGCGGAGTCCGTGGCGGTCGAGTGGCTCACCCAGGAGCAGATCACCGAGCGCATGTCCGAGGTCTACGCGATCCGCCTGCTGGACGCCGTCGACGGAGCCGGCCCCCACGTGCGAAGCCACGACGGCCGGCGACTGAACAAGACACCGTGA
- a CDS encoding GntR family transcriptional regulator, whose amino-acid sequence MGTAVGGERSVPRYVQIADEIVQQIRAGVLGPGDMVPSESELVERYGVAGGTIRKAMVEVRASGLVETRHGKGSIVKDRPPVRHRSSDRFRRSLRQGGKAAYLAESAQSGAAAKVSVLYIGPTEAPEDAAQRLGIVAGTQVLARRRLYFRNGTPVETATSYLPWDVVKDIPELFAENPGGGGIYARLEDHGHEFAEFVETLQGRPATKAESSELALSPGAPVIHLIREARTTQGRVVEVCDTLMAADQFVFEYRIPAAD is encoded by the coding sequence ATGGGAACCGCGGTAGGTGGAGAGCGGTCTGTGCCGCGGTACGTACAGATCGCCGATGAGATCGTGCAGCAGATCCGGGCCGGTGTCCTCGGTCCCGGGGACATGGTGCCCAGCGAGTCAGAGCTCGTCGAGCGGTACGGCGTCGCCGGCGGGACGATCCGCAAGGCCATGGTCGAGGTGCGTGCGAGCGGGCTGGTCGAGACCCGGCACGGCAAGGGTTCGATCGTCAAGGATCGTCCGCCCGTACGCCACCGGTCATCGGACCGCTTCCGGCGCTCGCTTCGCCAGGGTGGCAAGGCCGCCTATCTCGCCGAGTCCGCGCAGTCCGGCGCTGCCGCCAAGGTGAGCGTCCTCTACATCGGCCCCACGGAAGCTCCGGAGGATGCCGCTCAGCGATTGGGGATCGTCGCCGGCACTCAGGTGCTCGCCAGGCGGCGCCTGTACTTTCGCAACGGCACACCCGTCGAGACGGCGACGTCGTATCTCCCGTGGGACGTCGTGAAGGACATTCCCGAGCTGTTCGCCGAGAACCCCGGCGGTGGCGGTATCTACGCCCGACTCGAAGACCATGGGCACGAGTTCGCCGAGTTCGTCGAGACGCTCCAAGGGCGTCCAGCCACCAAGGCGGAGTCCTCGGAACTGGCTCTCAGCCCCGGCGCTCCGGTCATCCACCTGATTCGTGAGGCCCGTACGACGCAGGGCCGCGTGGTCGAGGTCTGCGACACCCTCATGGCCGCTGACCAGTTCGTATTCGAGTATCGGATCCCTGCCGCCGACTGA
- a CDS encoding FtsK/SpoIIIE domain-containing protein, whose amino-acid sequence MTGLTVALVLVVAAAVILRWRRPAWYWLVFGAVVATLRVLVRYASVMDACGLTVPPSRWRLALARIANRPVPESRAPRILRVHPTRTGLLLRLKLRPGQDAFDVSAASDRLRHSFAMYGVTSRELRSGVVEVRMTGYDVLKRVHMPVKTDPAPMRVPVALREDGAVRYRDYRAVPHGLTLGATESGKSVYQRNLVAGLAPMDVALVGIDCKQGVELFPLARRFSALADNPDSALDLLEALVSYMADVYQLIRTEQQMSVNVPDAEIAADIWDLPEHLRPVPIVVLVDEVAELALFASKDEEKRRDRIITALVRLAQLGRAAGIYLEICGQRFGSELGKGITMLRAQLTGRTAHRVNDESSANMAFGDIAPDAVLAAIQIPTDTPGIAVTGDSSGGWARIRAPHTSLRQAVNLCNKYADRTPELPALAPFRSATAALPSERVPLSKTAPATV is encoded by the coding sequence ATGACCGGGTTAACGGTCGCCCTGGTGCTGGTCGTCGCTGCCGCAGTGATCCTGCGGTGGCGGCGCCCCGCCTGGTACTGGCTGGTCTTCGGCGCCGTGGTCGCCACCCTGCGAGTCCTGGTCCGCTACGCCTCCGTGATGGACGCCTGCGGGCTGACTGTCCCGCCCTCCCGCTGGCGCCTGGCCCTCGCCCGAATCGCCAACCGCCCCGTCCCTGAGTCCCGCGCTCCGCGCATCCTGCGCGTTCATCCCACCCGCACCGGTCTGCTGCTCCGTCTCAAACTCCGCCCCGGACAGGACGCCTTCGACGTCTCCGCCGCCTCAGACCGGCTGCGTCACTCCTTCGCGATGTACGGCGTCACTTCGCGGGAACTCCGCTCGGGAGTCGTCGAAGTCCGGATGACCGGATACGACGTGCTCAAGCGGGTCCACATGCCCGTCAAGACCGACCCTGCTCCCATGAGGGTTCCGGTCGCGCTGCGGGAAGACGGGGCGGTCCGCTACCGCGACTACCGTGCCGTGCCCCACGGCCTCACCCTCGGTGCCACGGAGTCAGGGAAGTCCGTCTATCAGCGCAACCTGGTCGCCGGCCTCGCGCCCATGGATGTTGCGCTGGTCGGCATCGACTGCAAGCAAGGGGTCGAGCTCTTCCCACTGGCCCGCCGGTTCTCCGCACTCGCCGACAACCCGGACTCCGCCCTCGACCTCCTCGAAGCCCTCGTCTCCTACATGGCGGACGTCTACCAACTGATCCGCACCGAGCAACAAATGTCGGTCAACGTGCCGGACGCGGAGATCGCTGCCGACATCTGGGACCTGCCTGAGCACCTGCGACCGGTGCCGATCGTCGTCCTGGTGGACGAGGTCGCCGAACTCGCCCTGTTCGCCTCCAAGGACGAGGAGAAGCGGCGCGACAGGATCATCACCGCCCTCGTACGACTGGCCCAGCTCGGCCGTGCCGCGGGCATCTATCTGGAGATCTGCGGGCAGCGCTTCGGCTCCGAACTCGGCAAGGGCATCACGATGCTCCGCGCCCAGCTCACCGGCCGCACCGCCCACCGCGTCAACGACGAGTCGTCCGCCAACATGGCCTTCGGGGACATCGCCCCGGACGCGGTCCTGGCTGCGATCCAGATTCCGACCGACACCCCCGGTATCGCCGTCACCGGCGACTCGTCCGGTGGTTGGGCCCGCATTCGCGCCCCGCACACCTCGCTGCGGCAGGCCGTGAATCTCTGCAACAAGTACGCGGACCGCACCCCGGAACTGCCGGCCCTCGCGCCCTTCCGGTCTGCCACCGCCGCGCTGCCTTCGGAACGTGTGCCGCTGTCCAAGACGGCCCCCGCGACCGTCTGA
- a CDS encoding DUF2637 domain-containing protein → MARPAFRVDAVLVQAVIAGALSFAHLHDLADAAGQDGWKAWAYPISVDLLLVAAWRRLRSDGPSRLAWCWFLIALFASLGANVATAGFLDLTHPPSWLRFGIAGWPALAFLGGTLLAHSHVSESQEPVLPAPEAEPDIAPEPQPVPAPLLVAEEPPATASAAPAPTGPPVPAALVDHARKLAADHQARTGARIDTDTLRARLGVPPHLADAIAAQLA, encoded by the coding sequence ATGGCGCGCCCCGCGTTCCGCGTGGACGCCGTCCTCGTCCAGGCCGTCATCGCTGGGGCTCTGTCCTTCGCCCACCTGCACGACCTCGCTGACGCCGCCGGACAGGACGGCTGGAAAGCCTGGGCCTACCCGATCTCGGTGGACCTGCTTCTGGTCGCTGCCTGGCGACGGTTGCGCAGTGACGGGCCGTCCCGGTTGGCGTGGTGCTGGTTCCTGATCGCCCTGTTCGCCTCGCTCGGCGCCAACGTGGCCACCGCGGGATTCCTCGACCTCACCCATCCCCCGTCCTGGCTGCGCTTCGGCATCGCGGGATGGCCTGCCCTCGCCTTCCTTGGCGGCACGCTCCTCGCCCACTCGCACGTCTCCGAGAGCCAGGAACCGGTTCTGCCAGCGCCAGAAGCCGAGCCGGACATCGCTCCCGAGCCGCAGCCCGTACCGGCTCCGCTGCTCGTAGCCGAGGAGCCCCCGGCCACCGCATCCGCTGCCCCGGCGCCGACCGGTCCGCCGGTTCCCGCCGCGCTCGTCGACCACGCGCGAAAGCTCGCCGCCGACCACCAAGCCCGTACCGGCGCCCGGATTGACACCGACACCCTGCGCGCCCGCCTCGGCGTCCCGCCGCACCTCGCCGACGCCATCGCCGCCCAACTCGCCTGA
- a CDS encoding mobile element transfer protein has translation MPARDHFHSLMRIGPVQIGTHRDRRGHTEHAAVCTKDGCGWSAGYSSQTAAQLAARTHRCTAR, from the coding sequence ATGCCTGCTCGCGACCACTTCCACTCCCTGATGCGGATCGGCCCTGTGCAGATCGGCACCCACCGCGACCGTCGCGGCCACACCGAGCACGCGGCCGTGTGCACCAAGGACGGCTGCGGCTGGTCCGCCGGCTACTCCAGCCAGACCGCCGCGCAGCTCGCCGCCCGCACCCACCGCTGCACCGCCCGATAG
- a CDS encoding SpdD-like protein yields MFRPKVPTMPQPTGHLTRPTAVVEPTAVMHHTPEPLAPVTAPARPTVQLSAGGVVALIGGGTAVVLVVGAVLVSMLLAVAITGASVAICALVIRSLVNTEHKRR; encoded by the coding sequence ATGTTCCGCCCGAAGGTCCCGACCATGCCCCAGCCCACCGGGCACCTCACCCGGCCTACTGCGGTAGTCGAGCCGACCGCAGTCATGCACCACACCCCGGAGCCCCTCGCCCCCGTGACCGCTCCGGCGCGGCCGACCGTGCAGCTCTCCGCAGGCGGTGTCGTCGCGCTCATCGGCGGTGGGACAGCCGTGGTCCTGGTCGTCGGTGCCGTCCTGGTGTCGATGCTGCTCGCGGTCGCCATCACCGGCGCATCCGTTGCCATCTGCGCCCTGGTCATCCGCTCGCTGGTCAACACCGAGCACAAACGCCGCTGA